Proteins found in one uncultured Campylobacter sp. genomic segment:
- a CDS encoding sensor domain-containing diguanylate cyclase produces MYSVKLHICLSEDLKNKLEILEKIQPRLRFTHEFSTIKSSSDIPTPIPDENQYLIIASENCGLNLPELKNRIGKNGFLAIYARDADKITGEQKDAADEIWLESANLDDFYFEKALNLIAERKEAWLQKTWLQTMINSSPDMIWFKDMGGLHLEVNDAFCEVVDKQKDDVRGKDHYYIWNIPKEIYEQTGYVCVQTEDDVVAARKTCLLDEEVMKADGNLSKLKTYKTPIFDGETIIGTVGIARDVTKEYEYLQNIEHLAHYDQLTGLANRNQLDAFLDKLKTTHMSILYMDLDRFKQVNDEHGHQAGDKALVAIAELIKEIFNDAMNVRIGGDEFISIFTDGANMQSIAPRVQILIDRFFKICQENPLFNGLSVSAGIAEGQIGHGSFDLLLQRADDALYRAKHAGRGTYCINPWEDFEQK; encoded by the coding sequence ATGTATAGCGTCAAACTGCATATTTGCTTAAGCGAGGATTTAAAAAACAAGCTTGAAATTTTAGAAAAAATCCAGCCAAGGCTGCGCTTTACGCATGAATTTAGCACTATAAAAAGCTCAAGCGATATCCCTACGCCCATACCCGACGAAAATCAATATCTCATCATCGCAAGCGAGAACTGCGGACTAAATTTACCCGAGCTAAAAAACCGTATCGGCAAAAACGGCTTTTTGGCGATTTACGCGAGGGATGCGGACAAGATAACCGGCGAACAAAAAGATGCCGCCGATGAAATTTGGCTAGAAAGCGCAAATTTAGACGACTTTTACTTTGAAAAAGCGCTAAATTTGATCGCCGAGCGCAAAGAGGCGTGGCTACAAAAAACGTGGTTGCAGACGATGATAAACTCATCTCCCGATATGATCTGGTTTAAGGATATGGGCGGACTACATCTAGAGGTAAACGACGCCTTTTGCGAGGTCGTAGATAAGCAAAAAGACGACGTTCGCGGTAAAGATCACTACTATATCTGGAATATCCCAAAAGAGATATACGAGCAAACGGGCTACGTCTGCGTCCAGACCGAGGACGACGTCGTAGCCGCGCGCAAAACCTGCCTGCTGGACGAAGAGGTGATGAAGGCAGACGGCAATCTAAGCAAGCTAAAAACGTATAAAACGCCGATATTTGACGGCGAGACGATCATCGGTACCGTAGGCATCGCTCGCGACGTGACGAAAGAGTACGAGTATCTGCAAAATATCGAACATCTAGCCCACTACGACCAGCTCACGGGGCTAGCTAACCGCAACCAGTTGGACGCATTTTTAGACAAGCTAAAAACCACGCATATGAGCATACTTTATATGGATCTGGATCGCTTCAAACAGGTAAACGACGAGCACGGACATCAGGCGGGCGATAAGGCTCTGGTTGCGATCGCGGAGCTGATAAAAGAGATTTTTAACGACGCTATGAACGTGCGTATCGGCGGGGACGAGTTTATCTCGATATTTACCGACGGCGCGAATATGCAAAGCATAGCGCCCCGCGTGCAAATTTTGATTGACCGATTTTTTAAAATTTGTCAAGAAAATCCGCTCTTTAACGGGCTATCGGTAAGTGCGGGCATCGCAGAAGGCCAGATCGGGCACGGCTCGTTTGACCTGCTGCTTCAGCGCGCCGACGATGCTCTTTATAGGGCTAAACACGCGGGCCGCGGTACCTACTGCATAAATCCCTGGGAAGACTTTGAGCAAAAATAA
- a CDS encoding TRAP transporter large permease subunit translates to MTIAFLFISLFGLMLIGVPVAVSLGASTVLTMLLFTNLDVAEVPQRIFDGINKFPLMAIPMFILAGNLLSKGGSARRIIDFAKSMVGHLPGGLPMSAIFACVIFAAVSGSSPATVVAIGSIMFVAIKEAGYPKEYAVGGITTAGSLGILIPPSVVMIVYGVTAEVSIAQLFMAGVVPGLMLGGMMILQTYIGAKKLGFKATTPEPWSERIKKFFRAFWALLIVVVVIGGIYGGIFTPTEAAAASAIYALIISLFVYKDIKFKDLWDICLESAITTAMIFFIIANAVVFAYLLTTQNIPQTIADSILAANIGKIGFLIIVNILLFIMGQFMEPSSVVMIMVPLLLPIAKALGVDPVHFGILLIVNMEIGMITPPVGLNLFVASGLTGMNLKDVIVSCLPWTLTLFIGLILVTYIPEISLWLPNLMYKN, encoded by the coding sequence ATGACCATCGCATTTTTATTTATCTCGCTGTTTGGCCTTATGCTTATAGGCGTTCCGGTTGCTGTTTCGCTTGGAGCTAGTACGGTTTTAACGATGCTGCTCTTTACCAACTTAGATGTTGCGGAGGTGCCTCAGCGTATTTTTGACGGTATCAATAAATTTCCTCTCATGGCGATTCCGATGTTTATCCTAGCCGGAAATTTACTGAGCAAGGGCGGCTCTGCTAGACGCATTATAGATTTTGCTAAATCCATGGTCGGACATCTACCGGGCGGCCTGCCGATGAGCGCGATATTTGCGTGCGTTATATTTGCAGCGGTTTCTGGCAGCTCGCCCGCTACGGTCGTAGCGATAGGATCTATCATGTTTGTCGCGATTAAAGAAGCCGGCTACCCAAAAGAGTATGCCGTGGGCGGCATCACAACCGCAGGCTCTCTAGGCATTTTGATCCCGCCTTCGGTCGTTATGATCGTTTACGGCGTTACGGCCGAGGTCAGTATCGCGCAGCTATTTATGGCGGGCGTGGTGCCTGGACTGATGCTAGGCGGCATGATGATACTTCAGACTTATATCGGAGCGAAAAAACTCGGATTTAAAGCTACTACGCCCGAGCCTTGGAGCGAGCGAATAAAAAAATTCTTTAGAGCATTTTGGGCGCTGCTAATCGTAGTAGTCGTTATCGGCGGTATCTACGGCGGCATTTTCACCCCGACCGAGGCTGCGGCGGCGAGCGCGATATATGCGCTGATTATTTCGCTATTTGTTTATAAAGATATCAAATTTAAAGACCTATGGGACATCTGCCTAGAGTCTGCTATCACGACGGCGATGATATTTTTCATCATCGCAAACGCGGTCGTGTTTGCATACCTGCTAACTACCCAAAACATTCCGCAGACGATAGCAGATAGCATCCTAGCAGCAAATATCGGCAAAATAGGCTTTTTAATCATCGTAAACATCCTGCTTTTCATCATGGGACAGTTTATGGAGCCGTCATCGGTCGTTATGATCATGGTGCCGCTGCTACTACCGATCGCAAAAGCGCTAGGCGTGGATCCGGTGCACTTTGGCATCCTGCTAATCGTGAATATGGAAATCGGCATGATCACGCCGCCCGTGGGCTTAAATTTATTCGTCGCCAGCGGCCTAACCGGCATGAATCTAAAAGACGTCATCGTCTCATGCTTGCCGTGGACTTTGACGCTATTTATCGGGCTTATTTTAGTGACGTATATCCCGGAGATTTCGCTTTGGTTGCCTAATCTTATGTACAAAAACTAA
- a CDS encoding mechanosensitive ion channel has protein sequence MRKILAAVFALCFGLNLLANTKIDDLNATDILSVVNQINEANSQIAVIKAQSAENNETADKNVLFKTVSEKKEKLIEQIPYLIMQIEIDEEQVQKFKREMQNLESKIKRLKNSDNQNLYVKDKLEFERMQLDGLFYSSLLNLENIFKEGGKAVDVRLAVEETLLSFQTEFYSQFKEFKDSLNEEALAAHKGELEALEAHKKTLEEILHYLRDNAELLTSNYIISELNLKTAIDFINEKASFTSKFNVGKAAIIFVVFLFFVSFTTLLSKLTLWALMKFFVKHDSDRQTKGRIVEIIKRPMLLTLIAYAIDICVSIAYYPAPMLIKFANFLTITFVIAVTWLILSVLNGYGMVLINELTKKSGRKEVINLILKIIYFIIFVIALLIVLSKLGFNVSAIIASLGIGGLAVALATKDILANFFASVMLLFDNSFSQGDWIVCGDIEGTVVEIGLRKTTVRTFDNALIFVPNSKLASDPIRNWSRRKMGRRIRMLIGLEYSATTEQIKKCVEEIKQMLIDHPDIAKGDDMGSKKVSRYDRGIVSFDDLAGYKSNLFVVVDEFADSSINILVYCFSKTIVWGEFLAVKEDVMLKIMNIVEANGLGFAFPSQSLYVEEVKK, from the coding sequence ATGAGAAAAATTTTAGCCGCCGTTTTTGCGCTGTGCTTTGGCTTAAATTTACTAGCAAATACCAAAATCGACGACCTAAACGCCACGGATATCCTAAGCGTCGTAAATCAAATCAACGAAGCAAACTCTCAAATCGCCGTTATCAAAGCACAATCCGCCGAAAATAACGAGACCGCCGATAAAAACGTGCTTTTTAAAACCGTCTCGGAGAAAAAAGAAAAGCTAATCGAGCAGATCCCCTACCTCATCATGCAAATCGAAATCGACGAGGAGCAGGTGCAGAAATTTAAGCGCGAAATGCAAAATTTGGAATCAAAAATCAAACGGCTAAAAAACTCAGACAACCAAAATTTATACGTAAAAGACAAGCTGGAGTTTGAGCGTATGCAGCTTGACGGGCTGTTTTACTCCTCGCTTTTAAATTTAGAAAATATCTTCAAAGAAGGCGGCAAGGCCGTGGACGTAAGGCTCGCCGTCGAGGAGACGCTGCTTAGCTTTCAGACGGAGTTTTACTCGCAGTTTAAGGAGTTTAAAGATAGTCTAAACGAGGAAGCGCTCGCTGCGCACAAAGGCGAACTAGAGGCGCTAGAGGCGCACAAAAAGACGCTTGAGGAGATACTTCACTATCTGCGCGATAACGCCGAGCTGCTCACGTCAAACTACATCATTTCGGAGCTAAATTTAAAAACGGCGATCGATTTTATCAACGAAAAGGCCTCCTTTACGAGTAAATTTAACGTCGGCAAAGCTGCGATTATATTCGTAGTATTTTTGTTTTTCGTCTCGTTTACGACGCTGCTTAGTAAGCTCACGCTGTGGGCGCTAATGAAATTTTTTGTCAAGCACGACTCGGATAGACAGACGAAAGGGCGCATCGTCGAGATCATCAAACGCCCGATGCTGCTCACCCTCATCGCCTACGCGATAGATATATGCGTCTCGATCGCGTATTATCCCGCTCCTATGCTGATAAAATTTGCAAATTTCCTTACGATCACTTTCGTTATCGCCGTCACCTGGCTCATACTTAGCGTACTAAACGGCTACGGCATGGTGCTCATCAACGAACTCACCAAAAAAAGCGGGCGCAAAGAGGTGATAAATTTGATCCTAAAGATCATCTATTTCATCATCTTTGTTATCGCGCTACTTATCGTGCTTAGCAAGCTCGGATTTAACGTCAGCGCCATCATCGCGTCTCTTGGTATCGGCGGCCTTGCGGTAGCTCTTGCGACCAAGGATATTTTGGCGAATTTCTTTGCTTCCGTCATGCTGCTCTTTGATAACTCGTTTTCGCAAGGCGACTGGATCGTGTGCGGCGACATCGAGGGAACGGTCGTGGAGATCGGGCTTAGAAAAACGACCGTGCGAACCTTTGACAACGCCCTTATCTTCGTACCAAACTCCAAGCTAGCTAGCGATCCGATACGAAACTGGAGCAGGCGAAAGATGGGACGACGCATCAGGATGCTAATCGGGCTAGAGTATAGCGCCACGACCGAGCAGATCAAAAAGTGCGTCGAGGAGATAAAACAGATGCTAATCGACCACCCAGACATCGCAAAGGGCGACGATATGGGGTCTAAAAAAGTTAGCCGCTACGACCGAGGCATCGTTTCGTTTGACGATTTGGCGGGATATAAGTCGAATTTATTCGTCGTCGTGGACGAGTTTGCGGATAGTTCGATAAATATCCTCGTGTATTGCTTTTCAAAGACGATAGTTTGGGGCGAGTTTTTGGCCGTCAAAGAGGACGTGATGCTAAAAATAATGAATATCGTAGAGGCCAACGGACTTGGATTTGCCTTCCCTAGCCAGAGCCTATACGTCGAAGAAGTGAAAAAATAA
- the frr gene encoding ribosome recycling factor, giving the protein MLNEIYKKQKEHSDKCIEGLKRDFSTLRTGKVNISIVDNIYVDYYGSQTPLNQVATVLASDASTISITPWEKPMLKTITAAISAANIGVNPNNDGESVKLFFPPMTVEQRQENAKHAKAFGEKAKVSIRNIRKDANDEVKKLEKDKSITEDESKKGQDEVQKITDSYTSKIDSLVKEKESELLKV; this is encoded by the coding sequence ATGCTGAATGAGATTTACAAAAAGCAAAAAGAGCATAGCGACAAGTGCATCGAGGGCCTAAAGCGCGACTTTAGCACACTTCGCACGGGTAAGGTAAATATAAGCATAGTCGATAATATTTACGTGGATTATTACGGTAGCCAAACTCCGCTAAACCAAGTCGCCACCGTGCTAGCTAGCGATGCTAGCACCATAAGCATCACGCCCTGGGAAAAACCGATGCTAAAAACTATCACCGCAGCGATCTCTGCGGCAAACATCGGCGTAAATCCGAACAACGACGGCGAGAGCGTGAAGCTATTTTTCCCTCCGATGACGGTCGAGCAACGCCAGGAAAACGCCAAACACGCTAAGGCATTTGGTGAAAAAGCCAAAGTTAGTATCAGAAATATCAGAAAAGACGCCAACGACGAGGTAAAAAAACTAGAAAAAGATAAATCAATCACCGAAGATGAGAGTAAAAAAGGACAAGACGAAGTCCAAAAGATTACCGATAGCTACACCTCAAAGATCGACTCTCTCGTAAAAGAAAAAGAGAGTGAACTTCTAAAAGTATAA
- a CDS encoding thiamine-phosphate pyrophosphorylase produces the protein MTNDERLYRVIDANLNRLKEGLRVVEDVRRYGFDDLALAKKIKSLRHKSKVPQKEFLKFRDAANDVLKPSLEDEQIRLNLDDLQTANIKRAQESARVLEECFKLINVKISEIFKAVRYELYEIEKEI, from the coding sequence ATGACTAACGACGAGCGGCTTTATCGCGTAATAGACGCAAATTTAAACCGCTTAAAAGAAGGGCTTAGGGTCGTCGAGGACGTCAGACGTTACGGATTTGACGACCTAGCCCTCGCTAAAAAAATCAAAAGCCTTCGCCACAAATCAAAAGTCCCGCAAAAAGAATTCTTAAAATTTCGCGACGCCGCAAACGACGTGCTAAAACCGAGCCTAGAAGACGAGCAAATTCGCCTAAATTTGGACGATTTGCAAACCGCCAACATCAAACGCGCGCAAGAAAGCGCAAGGGTTTTAGAGGAGTGTTTTAAGCTCATCAACGTTAAAATTTCCGAAATTTTTAAGGCCGTGCGCTACGAACTTTATGAGATAGAAAAAGAAATTTAA
- a CDS encoding carbonic anhydrase yields the protein MQEILDGAVKFMEEDFLEHKELFESLGEKQTPHTLFVGCIDSRVVPSLITNTMPGDLVVVRNIANIVPPYRKSEEFLATTSAIEYALQTLNVQNVIICGHSNCGGCAALWMDEAKFSKTPNVKRWLDLLEPVKKRVQKLFGDNIAKREWLTERLSLVNSFENLLSYPDVKAKFKDEELKIYAWHYIIETGEIYNYNFVTKSFKLLGVEK from the coding sequence ATGCAAGAAATTTTAGACGGCGCCGTTAAATTTATGGAAGAAGATTTTTTAGAACACAAGGAGCTTTTTGAAAGCCTGGGCGAGAAGCAGACGCCGCACACCCTTTTTGTGGGCTGTATCGACTCGCGCGTCGTGCCTAGCCTCATAACAAACACGATGCCGGGCGACCTAGTCGTCGTGCGAAATATCGCAAATATCGTGCCTCCGTACCGCAAAAGCGAGGAGTTTTTGGCTACAACCTCGGCGATCGAGTACGCCTTGCAAACGCTAAACGTGCAAAACGTCATCATCTGCGGACATAGCAACTGCGGCGGCTGCGCGGCTTTGTGGATGGACGAGGCTAAATTTAGCAAAACGCCAAACGTAAAGCGCTGGCTAGATTTGCTAGAGCCCGTAAAAAAGCGCGTGCAAAAGCTTTTCGGCGACAATATCGCAAAAAGAGAGTGGCTAACCGAGCGCTTAAGCCTCGTAAATTCGTTTGAAAATTTACTGAGCTATCCAGACGTAAAGGCTAAATTTAAAGACGAGGAGCTAAAAATTTACGCCTGGCACTACATAATAGAAACGGGCGAAATCTACAACTACAACTTCGTGACGAAGAGCTTTAAACTGCTAGGAGTCGAGAAATGA
- the secG gene encoding preprotein translocase subunit SecG, which yields MDSLFLVLQFIFAVVLTIAVLLQKSSSIGLGAYSGSNESLFGAKGPAGFLAKFTFVVGVLFILNTLALSYFYNTQSSKSLIDSVDTSSLPAAPEAVAPQAPSAPTAPVSEKK from the coding sequence ATGGATTCGCTTTTTTTAGTATTGCAGTTTATTTTTGCGGTAGTTTTAACGATCGCCGTTTTGCTTCAGAAAAGCTCCTCTATCGGACTAGGCGCGTATAGCGGCAGTAACGAAAGCCTATTTGGCGCAAAAGGACCGGCCGGATTTTTGGCTAAATTTACCTTCGTCGTGGGCGTTTTGTTTATCCTAAACACCCTAGCGCTAAGCTATTTTTACAACACGCAAAGCAGCAAATCTCTCATAGATAGCGTCGATACTTCGTCGTTGCCTGCGGCTCCTGAGGCAGTCGCTCCGCAAGCTCCTAGCGCTCCTACGGCTCCTGTAAGCGAGAAAAAATAA
- a CDS encoding polysaccharide deacetylase family protein codes for MKKLVSALAFFAAAQFALADAHIFNYHRFDDDRHPSTNVSIKNLREQFEYFKEKGYEIIPLSKLVDAIKNGEPVSDNWVVLTVDDGYKSFYEKGLPVFLEYGYPFALMIYVEATARKYGDFMTFEQIKEIEKYGEVGYHSYGHLHMVGLNEEKLKNDFEDGISKFEKNMGYKPRYFAYPFGEYNDRVRDVAIEHGIEVILSQNSGAVAADSDLHELDRIPAMNGTHLPSALASKFLKAEWILPQDYPKDNKISELIIKTDENATHGYFSMTGQKTKKVKLENGQMTLKFNKPIDRYKVRMSLKVNGKTTTKILVKDINAE; via the coding sequence ATGAAAAAATTAGTTTCCGCGCTCGCGTTTTTTGCGGCGGCGCAGTTTGCGCTTGCTGACGCGCATATCTTTAACTATCATAGATTTGACGACGATAGGCACCCTAGCACCAACGTCTCTATTAAAAATTTACGCGAACAGTTTGAGTATTTTAAAGAAAAAGGCTACGAGATCATCCCGCTCTCAAAGCTCGTTGACGCAATAAAAAACGGCGAGCCGGTATCTGATAACTGGGTTGTTTTAACCGTAGACGATGGCTACAAAAGCTTTTATGAAAAAGGCTTACCGGTATTTTTAGAGTACGGATATCCATTTGCGCTGATGATTTATGTCGAGGCCACCGCGCGAAAATACGGCGACTTTATGACCTTCGAGCAGATCAAAGAGATCGAAAAATACGGCGAAGTCGGCTATCACTCCTACGGTCACTTGCATATGGTCGGTCTTAACGAGGAAAAACTAAAAAACGACTTTGAGGACGGTATAAGTAAATTTGAAAAAAATATGGGCTACAAACCGCGATATTTTGCATATCCTTTCGGCGAATATAACGACAGGGTACGTGATGTCGCGATAGAACACGGTATCGAGGTTATACTTAGCCAAAACTCTGGCGCAGTCGCGGCAGATAGCGATCTGCACGAGCTAGATAGGATCCCTGCGATGAACGGCACGCACCTACCCTCCGCGCTTGCAAGCAAATTTCTAAAAGCCGAATGGATACTTCCGCAAGACTATCCGAAGGATAATAAGATTAGTGAACTTATCATCAAAACGGATGAGAACGCGACGCACGGCTACTTCTCGATGACGGGGCAAAAAACAAAAAAAGTTAAGCTCGAAAATGGACAGATGACGCTTAAATTTAACAAGCCGATCGACCGATATAAAGTCAGAATGAGCCTTAAAGTAAACGGAAAAACGACGACAAAAATTTTAGTAAAGGACATAAATGCTGAATGA
- a CDS encoding Bax inhibitor-1/YccA family protein gives MSLYDRNYASSSEHEVAGEYSQSALSTFIKQTYQLFAASLLAASVGAYVGLYSSLGATVASNYWLFVILELGLLVGLMFAKRKAGLNLILLFAFTFVSGLTLTPILGRTFAMPGGAAIVAQAFTLTTVAFGGLSVFAMNTKRDFTTWGKMLFITLIVLLVAMLLNLFFKSPIFQVALSCVSAVLFSAYILYDTQNIIRGNYETPIEGAVDLYLDFLNLFVSLLRILGFFNSDD, from the coding sequence ATGAGTTTATACGACAGAAATTATGCAAGCTCAAGCGAGCATGAGGTTGCCGGCGAATATTCGCAAAGCGCGCTTAGCACGTTTATCAAGCAAACTTATCAGCTTTTTGCGGCTTCGCTTTTAGCAGCCAGCGTCGGAGCTTACGTCGGGCTTTATAGCTCGCTGGGAGCGACGGTGGCGAGCAACTACTGGCTGTTTGTGATACTTGAGCTAGGACTTTTGGTCGGTTTAATGTTTGCTAAACGCAAAGCGGGCTTAAATTTGATCCTGCTTTTTGCCTTTACTTTCGTTAGCGGACTTACGCTTACGCCTATTTTAGGACGCACTTTTGCGATGCCAGGAGGCGCTGCGATAGTAGCTCAGGCCTTTACGCTTACGACCGTAGCATTTGGCGGACTTAGCGTGTTTGCGATGAATACCAAACGCGACTTTACGACGTGGGGCAAGATGCTTTTCATCACGCTTATCGTTTTGCTCGTGGCTATGCTGCTAAATTTATTCTTCAAAAGTCCGATTTTTCAGGTAGCGCTATCGTGCGTATCTGCTGTTTTATTTAGCGCGTATATCCTTTACGATACGCAAAATATCATCCGCGGTAACTACGAAACTCCGATCGAGGGCGCAGTTGATCTTTATCTTGACTTCTTAAATTTATTCGTTTCATTGCTTAGAATTTTAGGATTTTTTAATAGCGATGACTAA